One region of Bacteroidota bacterium genomic DNA includes:
- a CDS encoding NADP-dependent isocitrate dehydrogenase, translated as MEKTSKIIYTLTDEAPALATYSFLPIVNTFTKAAGIVVETKDISLAGRIISNFPECLSNSQKQNDELAYLGQLAKTPEANIIKLPNISASIPQLSEAIKELQDQGYKIPDYPSNPKTDEEKEVKARYSKILGSAVNPVLREGNSDRRVAGPVKEYAKKNPHSMGAWSKDSKTHVAHMNSGDFYGSEQSVVIGQKGDVKIEFIDQDGNTEILKEKLSLLSEEVIDASVMSKNALRAFYETEIEDAKKSGILLSLHLKATMMKVSDPIMFGHAVTVYFKDVFEKHASVFQILGVDENNGLGDVYTKIQNLPVDQKAAIEADIKEVYKNRPELAMVNSDKGITNLHVPSDVIIDASMPAAIRTSGRMWGSDGKLHDMKAMIPDRCYAGIYDEIITFCKENGAFDVTTMGTVPNIGLMAQKAEEYGSHDKTFKIAKSGFVSVTDFSGKKLMKHKVEEGDIWRMCQTKDLPVQDWVKLAVKRAKATQTPTIFWLDKNRAHDANLIEKVNKYLKDHDTAGLDIKIMSPVEAMRFTCERAKAGKDTISVTGNVLRDYLTDLFPILELGTSAKMLSIVPLLAGGGLFETGAGGSAPKHVEQFLEENHLRWDSLGEFLALAVSLEDMAYKTQNEKTQLLAETLNKANGKFLENDKSPLRNVGELDNRGSHFYLALYWAQALAEQSKNMELQQKFRNLAIALSENESKIVEELNTVQGKPVDLGGYYHPDAVKTEKAMRPSATLNTILNTF; from the coding sequence ATGGAAAAAACATCCAAAATCATTTACACCCTTACAGATGAAGCCCCAGCACTGGCAACCTACTCCTTTTTGCCAATTGTAAACACCTTTACAAAGGCAGCAGGCATTGTAGTTGAAACAAAAGACATTTCACTTGCAGGCAGAATAATTTCAAATTTTCCTGAATGTTTATCGAATAGTCAAAAGCAAAATGACGAATTGGCTTATTTAGGACAATTAGCTAAAACCCCTGAAGCAAATATTATTAAACTGCCTAATATTAGTGCCTCCATACCTCAATTATCTGAAGCCATTAAAGAATTGCAGGATCAAGGATATAAAATTCCAGACTATCCTTCAAATCCTAAAACAGATGAAGAAAAGGAAGTAAAAGCCCGCTATTCAAAAATATTGGGAAGTGCTGTAAACCCAGTTTTAAGGGAAGGTAATTCAGACAGAAGGGTGGCCGGCCCAGTTAAGGAATATGCTAAAAAGAATCCACATTCCATGGGTGCCTGGTCAAAAGATTCCAAAACTCACGTTGCACACATGAACAGTGGAGATTTTTATGGAAGCGAACAATCGGTGGTTATAGGGCAAAAAGGGGATGTGAAAATTGAATTTATTGACCAAGATGGAAATACAGAAATATTAAAAGAAAAATTATCCTTGCTTTCCGAAGAAGTAATCGATGCTTCTGTTATGAGCAAAAATGCCCTTAGAGCATTTTATGAAACAGAAATAGAAGATGCAAAAAAGTCAGGTATATTATTATCTCTGCATCTTAAAGCAACAATGATGAAAGTGTCTGATCCTATTATGTTTGGACATGCTGTTACTGTGTATTTTAAAGATGTATTTGAAAAACATGCCTCTGTTTTTCAAATACTAGGAGTTGATGAAAATAATGGACTAGGTGATGTATATACTAAAATTCAAAATCTACCAGTAGATCAAAAAGCAGCAATAGAGGCCGATATCAAGGAAGTTTACAAAAACCGTCCTGAGTTAGCTATGGTTAATTCAGATAAGGGAATTACCAATTTACATGTACCCAGTGATGTTATTATTGATGCTTCTATGCCTGCCGCTATACGTACTTCAGGAAGAATGTGGGGATCTGATGGTAAACTGCATGATATGAAGGCCATGATTCCAGACCGTTGTTATGCAGGAATTTATGATGAAATAATTACTTTTTGTAAGGAAAATGGTGCTTTTGATGTTACAACCATGGGCACAGTTCCTAATATTGGCCTTATGGCTCAAAAGGCCGAAGAATACGGTTCACACGATAAAACCTTTAAAATTGCAAAAAGCGGGTTCGTGAGCGTTACTGATTTTTCAGGAAAAAAATTAATGAAGCATAAGGTTGAAGAAGGAGATATCTGGAGAATGTGCCAGACAAAAGATTTACCAGTTCAGGACTGGGTTAAATTGGCAGTTAAAAGAGCAAAAGCAACCCAAACACCTACAATTTTTTGGCTTGATAAAAACAGGGCACACGATGCAAACCTGATTGAAAAGGTAAATAAATATCTAAAAGACCATGATACTGCCGGTTTAGACATTAAAATTATGTCACCTGTAGAAGCAATGCGTTTTACCTGTGAAAGAGCAAAAGCAGGTAAAGATACTATTTCTGTAACAGGCAATGTTTTACGTGATTATTTAACCGATTTATTTCCTATTCTTGAATTGGGTACCAGTGCAAAAATGCTTTCAATTGTTCCGTTATTAGCAGGTGGAGGCCTTTTTGAGACAGGTGCTGGTGGTTCAGCACCAAAACATGTTGAGCAATTTCTAGAAGAAAATCATTTAAGGTGGGATTCCCTTGGAGAGTTTTTAGCCCTGGCTGTTTCTTTAGAGGATATGGCTTACAAAACTCAAAATGAGAAAACCCAGCTTTTAGCCGAAACTTTAAATAAAGCAAATGGCAAATTCCTTGAAAACGATAAATCTCCCTTACGGAATGTAGGCGAATTGGATAACAGAGGCAGTCATTTTTACCTTGCTTTATATTGGGCGCAAGCCCTTGCTGAACAAAGCAAAAACATGGAACTTCAACAAAAATTCAGAAATTTGGCAATAGCACTTTCTGAGAATGAATCTAAAATTGTGGAAGAATTAAATACAGTTCAAGGAAAACCTGTTGATTTGGGAGGATATTATCATCCTGATGCTGTTAAAACAGAAAAAGCAATGCGTCCAAGTGCAACGCTAAATACCATTCTTAATACTTTTTAA
- a CDS encoding ABC transporter substrate-binding protein translates to MTIHIDQLGREVQINGVPERIISLVPSQTEFLWDIGLNTEIVGITKFCVHPDVLFQSKTRVGGTKNLDLGKIKKLKPDLIICNKEENQKEQIEFLMEYYTVWVSDINTLDDAFDMMQKLGKITQKEEASLALITQIRQQFELLAVEESKSHKVAYFIWKDPYMVSGSNNFIDFMLEKCGLVNVFKNHELRYPSITFKELANLGVDLIFLSSEPFPFADKHIKEFELEFVNAKVRIVDGEFFSWYGSRLALAPKYLNDLLKSI, encoded by the coding sequence ATAACAATTCATATTGATCAGTTAGGAAGGGAAGTTCAGATTAATGGAGTTCCTGAAAGAATAATTTCACTTGTTCCTTCTCAAACTGAATTTCTATGGGATATTGGTTTAAACACTGAAATTGTTGGAATCACTAAATTTTGTGTTCATCCTGATGTACTATTCCAAAGCAAAACCCGGGTTGGGGGTACTAAAAATCTGGATTTAGGAAAGATAAAAAAGCTCAAGCCCGATCTTATTATCTGTAACAAGGAAGAAAATCAAAAAGAACAAATTGAATTCCTTATGGAGTATTATACAGTATGGGTAAGTGATATAAATACATTGGATGATGCATTTGATATGATGCAAAAATTAGGTAAAATAACCCAAAAAGAAGAAGCATCATTGGCCTTAATCACCCAAATAAGACAGCAGTTTGAACTTTTAGCTGTTGAAGAATCAAAATCACACAAGGTTGCTTATTTTATATGGAAAGACCCTTATATGGTAAGTGGATCTAATAATTTCATAGATTTTATGCTTGAAAAATGTGGACTGGTAAATGTATTCAAAAACCATGAATTACGTTATCCCTCAATAACTTTCAAGGAATTGGCTAATTTGGGTGTTGATCTGATTTTTCTTTCTTCAGAGCCATTTCCTTTTGCTGACAAGCATATTAAGGAGTTTGAGCTTGAATTTGTAAATGCAAAAGTAAGAATTGTGGATGGTGAATTTTTTTCATGGTATGGAAGCCGTTTGGCCCTTGCTCCAAAGTACTTGAATGATTTACTAAAAAGCATCTGA
- a CDS encoding DUF4168 domain-containing protein, with protein MKNNIKTTFVLLFTLLIFAPVFAQQPMPAIEEKEPVKTEFPKEAITKFIEASKNIEAIQQKTEQEMLKIVEKENLEVDRFNEIAQSKQNPEAELDVTEKEMKSFETAIGHFQEIQEKMQNEMEQAIIEKNIEIDEYKEIMLAYQQNKEFQQKINLLMQQ; from the coding sequence ATGAAAAATAACATAAAAACAACTTTCGTACTATTGTTTACCCTATTGATATTTGCGCCTGTGTTCGCCCAACAGCCAATGCCAGCAATTGAAGAAAAAGAGCCGGTTAAAACAGAATTTCCTAAAGAAGCCATTACTAAATTCATTGAGGCAAGTAAAAATATAGAAGCTATACAACAGAAAACAGAGCAAGAAATGTTGAAAATAGTAGAAAAGGAAAATCTTGAGGTGGATCGTTTCAATGAAATTGCTCAATCTAAACAAAATCCAGAAGCTGAATTAGATGTTACTGAAAAAGAAATGAAATCATTTGAAACAGCAATTGGTCATTTTCAGGAGATTCAGGAGAAAATGCAGAATGAAATGGAACAGGCAATTATAGAAAAAAACATCGAAATTGATGAATACAAAGAAATTATGCTTGCATACCAGCAGAATAAAGAATTCCAGCAAAAAATAAATTTACTAATGCAACAGTAA
- a CDS encoding pyridoxal-phosphate dependent enzyme, producing MYYNNILETIGNTPLVKLNNVTKGIKATVLAKVETFNPGNSIKDRMALKMIEDAEKAGLIKPGGTIIEGTSGNTGMGLALACIVKGYRLICTMPDKQSKEKMDILRAVGAEVVVTPTNVTPEDPRSYYSVARRLASEIPNSYYPNQYDNLSNTAANYEQTGPEIWEQTEGKITHLVVGVGTGGTLSGAGKYLKEKNPNIKIWGIDTYGSVFKKYKETGIFDENEIYSYLTEGIGEDILPKNVDFDVVDHFEKVTDKDGMVMTREIARKEGIFVGNSAGCAVAGLLQMKDQLKEDDLVVIIFHDHGSRYIGKIFNDDWMRERGFLEKASPLATDLIENHKNEKLITADANQSVAEVMYKMTRFNISQIPVIKNGEFVGSISDNHLLGILTDNPELKKSMVEEIMQTAFPIVSKNAKMEDISKLINKNNAAVLVKLDDNSMHIVTKHDLINAIAR from the coding sequence ATGTACTACAATAATATTCTTGAAACCATTGGAAATACTCCTTTAGTTAAATTAAACAACGTAACAAAAGGCATTAAAGCTACTGTTTTGGCAAAGGTTGAGACTTTTAATCCTGGAAACTCTATCAAAGATCGGATGGCCCTTAAAATGATTGAGGATGCTGAAAAAGCAGGACTAATCAAACCGGGTGGAACCATTATTGAGGGTACTTCAGGAAATACAGGAATGGGCTTGGCACTTGCCTGTATTGTAAAAGGATATCGTCTTATTTGTACAATGCCTGATAAACAATCCAAAGAAAAAATGGATATTTTAAGAGCCGTTGGAGCCGAAGTGGTTGTAACTCCTACCAACGTTACACCGGAAGATCCCCGCTCCTATTATTCAGTTGCAAGAAGGCTGGCCAGTGAAATTCCTAATTCATATTATCCAAACCAATATGATAATTTATCAAATACTGCTGCCAATTACGAGCAAACAGGGCCGGAAATATGGGAACAAACAGAAGGCAAAATAACCCATTTAGTTGTAGGTGTTGGCACAGGTGGAACTTTATCCGGTGCAGGTAAATACCTTAAGGAAAAAAATCCAAACATTAAAATTTGGGGCATCGATACTTATGGATCTGTATTTAAAAAGTACAAGGAAACTGGGATATTTGACGAAAATGAAATTTATTCTTATTTAACAGAAGGAATCGGTGAGGACATCTTACCTAAAAATGTTGATTTTGATGTTGTTGATCACTTTGAAAAGGTAACCGACAAAGATGGTATGGTAATGACGAGAGAGATAGCCAGAAAAGAAGGCATTTTTGTTGGAAACTCTGCAGGATGTGCTGTTGCAGGACTTTTACAAATGAAGGATCAATTAAAGGAGGATGATCTTGTTGTAATTATATTCCATGACCATGGAAGCAGGTACATTGGAAAAATATTCAATGATGACTGGATGCGTGAACGTGGTTTTTTGGAAAAAGCATCTCCCCTTGCCACTGACCTTATTGAAAACCATAAAAACGAAAAGTTAATTACGGCTGATGCTAATCAATCGGTGGCTGAAGTCATGTACAAAATGACCAGATTTAATATTTCTCAAATTCCTGTGATAAAAAACGGAGAATTTGTAGGTTCAATTAGTGATAATCATTTACTGGGAATTCTAACGGATAACCCTGAATTGAAAAAATCTATGGTTGAAGAAATAATGCAAACTGCCTTCCCTATTGTTTCAAAAAACGCCAAAATGGAAGATATTTCAAAATTAATTAATAAAAACAATGCAGCAGTGCTTGTTAAACTGGATGACAATTCTATGCATATAGTTACAAAACATGATCTGATCAATGCCATTGCCAGATAA
- a CDS encoding ABC transporter permease encodes MLIAIAIVTGFKSQIRDKVIGFGSHIQILHYETHNFLESSPVNKNQDFLPLLKKHSGIKHIQIYATKPGIIKTEQDIEGVLLKGIDKDFDWSFFNDKIIEGKSFVVTDSSTTNDIIISKNISKKLKLNVGDNLLMYFIEQPPRVRKLNITGIYQTGLEEFDKLYVISDIKHVQKLNNWDQSFISGFELFLNDYNDMDEIAEEINEEIGYDLNALTVREANPQIFDWLDLQDINVKIILALMILVAGINMIATLLILILEKTSTIGILKALGMKNFSIQKIFLYNATYIIGKGLILGNLIGLGLCYLQYQFKIVKLDEANYYLSSVPINIVWTQVLFLNLGTLVICVIMLLLPSYIISRITPVKAIRFS; translated from the coding sequence ATGTTGATTGCAATTGCTATTGTAACTGGCTTTAAGTCTCAGATTCGGGATAAAGTTATAGGTTTTGGTTCTCATATTCAAATATTGCACTATGAAACTCACAATTTTCTTGAATCATCTCCGGTAAACAAAAACCAGGACTTTTTACCTTTGCTAAAAAAGCACAGTGGAATAAAGCATATCCAAATTTATGCCACAAAGCCTGGGATTATTAAAACTGAACAAGATATTGAAGGTGTTTTGCTTAAAGGCATAGATAAAGATTTTGACTGGAGTTTTTTTAATGATAAAATTATTGAAGGAAAATCTTTTGTTGTAACGGATTCCTCCACTACAAATGATATAATTATTTCAAAAAATATTTCTAAAAAATTAAAATTGAACGTTGGTGATAATCTTTTAATGTATTTCATTGAACAACCACCAAGGGTTAGAAAGTTAAACATTACAGGAATATACCAAACAGGATTGGAAGAATTTGATAAACTCTATGTGATTTCTGACATTAAACATGTTCAAAAATTAAACAATTGGGATCAAAGTTTTATTTCCGGATTTGAATTGTTTTTAAATGATTACAATGATATGGATGAGATTGCCGAGGAAATAAATGAAGAAATTGGTTATGATTTAAATGCATTAACAGTTAGAGAAGCGAATCCTCAAATTTTTGACTGGTTGGATTTGCAGGATATCAATGTCAAAATTATTCTGGCACTTATGATTCTTGTTGCAGGAATTAACATGATTGCCACTCTTTTAATTTTAATACTTGAAAAAACAAGTACTATCGGTATTTTAAAGGCTTTGGGAATGAAGAATTTCAGCATTCAAAAAATTTTTCTATACAATGCCACCTATATTATTGGAAAAGGGTTGATTTTGGGGAACCTTATTGGTTTAGGTCTTTGCTACTTACAGTATCAATTTAAAATAGTGAAACTCGATGAAGCGAATTATTACCTTTCTTCTGTTCCAATTAATATAGTTTGGACCCAGGTTTTATTTTTAAATCTTGGCACCCTTGTTATTTGTGTAATTATGTTACTGCTTCCCTCCTACATTATTAGTAGAATTACACCTGTTAAAGCAATTAGGTTCAGTTGA
- a CDS encoding DUF1343 domain-containing protein, producing MYSNSENKISLKSYYKKSKISHFIALVFILLVNNWNINAQTITESKFKVKFSEDIKTGAELTDLYLHLLKGKSIAVLANQSSVIDKTHLVDTLLSLGVQVKKVFCPEHGFRGDADAGELVKNYTDKKTGLPIISLYGSNKKPKPADLKGIDIVVFDLQDVGARFYTYISSMHYMMEACAENNVKFMVLDRPNPNGFYVDGPVLEEKYKSFVGMHKVPVVHGMTVAEYACMINEEGWLANGVKTDLTYIKIQGYTHNDLYQLPIKPSPNLSTMEAIYLYPSLCFFEGTIISVGRGTEKPFRVIGHPKLENQTYSFTPKSLPGASKSPLYEGILCNGYDLTENGKNFVVSGPRLNLQWLISTYEDSSDKTLYFNSFFNSLAGTNKLKQQILSGTSEQAIRNCWEPDLIKFKLIRMKYLLYEDFE from the coding sequence ATGTATTCAAATTCTGAAAATAAAATAAGCTTGAAAAGCTACTATAAAAAAAGTAAAATTAGTCATTTTATTGCTTTGGTATTTATTCTGTTGGTAAACAATTGGAATATAAATGCACAAACCATTACAGAGTCAAAGTTTAAAGTCAAGTTTTCAGAAGATATTAAAACTGGGGCTGAACTTACGGATCTATATCTGCATCTGTTAAAAGGAAAATCCATTGCTGTGCTGGCAAACCAATCATCTGTAATTGATAAAACTCATCTTGTTGACACCCTTTTAAGCCTTGGAGTACAGGTTAAGAAGGTGTTTTGTCCAGAGCATGGATTCAGGGGAGATGCAGATGCGGGAGAATTAGTAAAAAACTATACAGATAAAAAAACAGGCCTTCCCATAATTTCTTTATACGGTAGCAATAAAAAACCTAAACCTGCTGATTTGAAAGGCATTGATATTGTAGTTTTTGATTTGCAGGATGTAGGTGCACGTTTTTATACCTATATATCTAGCATGCATTATATGATGGAGGCTTGTGCAGAAAACAATGTGAAGTTTATGGTGCTGGACAGGCCTAATCCAAATGGGTTTTATGTTGATGGCCCTGTTTTGGAAGAAAAATATAAATCTTTTGTAGGCATGCATAAAGTACCGGTTGTGCATGGAATGACTGTTGCAGAATATGCCTGCATGATAAACGAAGAAGGGTGGTTGGCTAATGGAGTAAAAACTGATTTGACTTATATAAAAATCCAGGGATATACACACAATGACCTTTATCAACTACCCATTAAACCTTCCCCCAATTTATCAACAATGGAAGCGATTTATTTATATCCATCGCTTTGCTTTTTTGAAGGAACCATTATTAGCGTAGGAAGAGGAACTGAAAAACCTTTTAGGGTAATAGGACATCCAAAACTTGAGAATCAAACCTATAGTTTTACTCCCAAAAGTTTACCCGGAGCATCAAAGAGCCCTCTTTATGAAGGAATTTTATGTAATGGATATGACTTAACTGAAAATGGAAAAAACTTTGTTGTATCAGGACCTAGATTGAATTTACAGTGGCTAATTAGTACTTATGAAGATTCATCTGACAAAACCCTTTATTTTAATTCTTTTTTTAACAGTCTTGCCGGAACAAACAAACTTAAGCAACAAATTTTATCAGGTACAAGTGAACAGGCAATTCGAAATTGCTGGGAGCCCGATTTGATAAAATTCAAACTAATAAGGATGAAATACCTGCTTTATGAGGATTTTGAATAA
- a CDS encoding patatin-like phospholipase family protein yields MGVVLSGGGAAGLAHIGVLKALEDNNIPIDYITGTSMGALVGAMYAAGYSPGYMEQIVNSEVFRNIAYGNIDDKYIYYFKQKDANSSWITLRFSPNSHIETSLPTNLISPISADLSLLEQLSGPSAVAGNNFNNLFIPFRCVASDVVSKKQVIFSTGNLSQAVRASMSYPFYLQPVCIDDKMLFDGGLYNNFPSDVMYSDFFPDIVIGSSVSGNLAPPEEDNLISQIKSMLVNITNYSTLCENGIMIEPKTDISLFNFDDPQIIIDQGYKEALVHIENIKSSIQRRTDNVELNQKRAEFRNKIPSLVFNDIHINGLNKKQSNYVKRILLRKEKEIEYESLKKHYYRLITDDKINAIYPIAVYIPESNNYDLYLKIKKEREIITHFGGNISNRAINQGFVGLQYNYLGNQAVTLSANSYFGKLYGSGQVKARIDFTSRLPFFIETAFTLNRWDFFKSSSAFFEDVKPSYLIQNEKYADAIIALPVSNKGMLKSGFTYGNLRNEYYQIRQFSISDTADKTTFNLFTYSLAYERNSLNRKQYASEGSFFNLGARFIHGEEFTKPGSTAIAELPYRGIHEWGQLRLVFDNYFNKNGRFKFGVYVEANYSNQPFFHNYTGTILAAPAFSPTPETKTIFLEKFRAYKYGAFGLKKIFSIRKNMDFRIEAYVFQPYKEIIRQEDQTAAYGLAFSSRSFLGSTNFVYHTPVGPLSISVNYYEKQEEPWSFLFHFGYILFNRRALD; encoded by the coding sequence GTGGGAGTTGTTTTAAGCGGTGGAGGAGCAGCAGGTCTTGCGCATATAGGAGTTCTTAAAGCACTGGAAGATAATAATATCCCAATTGATTATATTACAGGCACTTCAATGGGAGCGTTAGTTGGGGCCATGTATGCAGCAGGTTATTCCCCTGGGTATATGGAACAAATAGTGAATTCAGAAGTGTTCCGAAATATTGCTTATGGTAATATCGATGATAAGTACATTTATTATTTTAAACAAAAAGATGCCAACAGCAGCTGGATTACCTTAAGGTTTTCACCAAACTCACATATTGAAACCTCCCTGCCAACCAACCTTATTTCGCCAATTTCCGCTGATTTATCTCTTTTAGAACAGTTATCAGGCCCTAGTGCAGTGGCTGGCAATAATTTTAATAATTTGTTTATTCCTTTTCGCTGTGTTGCTTCTGATGTGGTATCTAAAAAACAGGTAATATTCAGTACAGGGAATCTAAGCCAGGCAGTAAGAGCTTCCATGTCCTATCCTTTTTATTTGCAACCAGTTTGTATTGATGATAAAATGCTTTTTGACGGGGGATTGTACAATAATTTTCCTTCGGATGTAATGTATAGTGATTTTTTTCCAGATATAGTCATTGGTAGCAGCGTTTCAGGGAATTTGGCTCCTCCGGAGGAAGACAATCTTATTTCCCAAATAAAAAGTATGTTGGTAAACATTACCAATTACAGTACTCTTTGCGAAAATGGGATTATGATTGAACCCAAAACAGATATTTCACTATTTAATTTTGATGACCCTCAAATAATCATTGATCAAGGCTACAAGGAAGCATTGGTGCATATTGAAAATATTAAATCCTCTATTCAACGCAGAACAGACAATGTAGAACTTAATCAAAAAAGAGCTGAATTCAGAAATAAAATTCCTTCCCTTGTTTTTAATGATATTCACATAAATGGATTAAATAAAAAACAATCAAATTATGTAAAACGAATTCTATTAAGAAAAGAAAAAGAAATTGAATATGAGAGCCTTAAAAAGCATTATTACAGGTTAATAACGGATGATAAAATCAATGCAATTTACCCTATAGCAGTATATATACCAGAATCCAACAATTATGATCTTTATTTAAAAATTAAAAAAGAGAGAGAAATCATCACCCATTTTGGTGGAAATATTTCTAACCGGGCAATAAACCAGGGATTTGTTGGGCTTCAATACAATTATTTGGGCAATCAAGCAGTAACACTTTCAGCAAATTCATATTTTGGTAAATTATATGGCTCTGGTCAGGTAAAAGCAAGGATAGATTTTACTTCCCGTTTGCCCTTTTTTATTGAAACTGCTTTTACACTTAACAGATGGGACTTTTTTAAAAGCAGCAGTGCCTTTTTTGAAGATGTAAAACCCTCTTATTTGATTCAAAATGAGAAATATGCTGATGCTATTATTGCTCTTCCTGTTTCAAATAAAGGAATGCTTAAAAGCGGCTTCACCTATGGAAACCTTCGTAATGAATATTATCAGATTAGGCAATTTTCAATTTCTGATACTGCAGATAAAACAACCTTTAATTTATTTACCTATAGTTTAGCCTACGAGAGAAATTCACTTAACAGAAAGCAATATGCAAGTGAGGGATCTTTTTTTAACCTTGGTGCCAGATTTATTCATGGTGAAGAATTTACAAAACCAGGTTCAACAGCCATTGCCGAACTTCCATATAGAGGAATTCATGAATGGGGACAACTCAGACTTGTTTTTGACAATTATTTCAACAAAAACGGACGATTTAAATTTGGGGTTTATGTGGAAGCTAATTATTCAAATCAACCCTTTTTTCACAATTATACAGGAACTATTCTTGCAGCTCCTGCATTCTCCCCCACTCCGGAAACCAAAACTATATTCCTCGAAAAGTTCAGGGCCTATAAATATGGGGCCTTTGGGTTAAAAAAAATCTTTAGTATACGTAAAAACATGGATTTTAGAATTGAAGCTTATGTATTTCAACCTTATAAAGAAATCATAAGACAAGAAGATCAAACTGCTGCATATGGCTTGGCTTTTAGTTCAAGAAGTTTTCTTGGATCAACAAATTTTGTTTACCATACTCCTGTAGGTCCACTTTCCATAAGTGTAAATTATTATGAAAAACAAGAAGAACCCTGGAGCTTTCTGTTTCATTTCGGATATATTCTTTTCAACAGAAGGGCTTTGGACTAA